From one Brevibacterium sp. 'Marine' genomic stretch:
- the thrC gene encoding threonine synthase, translated as MNYPRHQWQGVVEEYRSLLDISADTPAVTLGEGGTPLIRAEKLSARTGAQVWVKYEGLNPTASFKDRGMTMAITKAVAHGAKAVICASTGNTSASAAAYATKAGLTCAVLVPTGKIAPGKMSQAIAHGATLLEVDGNFDDCLTLCRKLSESYPVHLVNSVNPDRIEGQKTAAFEVVDVLGDAPDIHVLPVGNAGNITAYWKGYNEYREHGVSTQLPQMWGFQAAGAAPLVLGHPVDEPDTVATAIRIGNPASWTQAETARDDSGGLIDSVTDDEILAAHKILSSEEGIFVEPGSAASVAGLLKMADAGRVPADATIAVTVTGHGLKDPSWALHTADGSDIETQRVSVDAVSAARALGLEDS; from the coding sequence ATGAACTACCCCAGACACCAGTGGCAGGGCGTCGTCGAGGAATACCGCAGCCTCCTCGACATCTCCGCCGACACGCCTGCAGTCACCCTCGGCGAAGGCGGGACCCCGCTGATCCGGGCGGAGAAGCTCAGCGCGCGCACCGGTGCCCAGGTATGGGTGAAGTACGAAGGTCTCAACCCGACCGCGTCCTTCAAGGACCGGGGCATGACGATGGCGATCACGAAGGCCGTCGCCCATGGCGCCAAGGCCGTCATCTGCGCGTCGACGGGCAACACCTCGGCCTCGGCAGCTGCCTATGCCACGAAGGCCGGACTCACCTGTGCTGTGCTCGTGCCCACCGGCAAGATCGCGCCTGGGAAGATGAGCCAGGCCATCGCGCATGGAGCGACTCTGCTCGAAGTCGACGGAAACTTCGACGACTGTCTGACGCTGTGCCGCAAGCTCTCCGAATCCTACCCGGTCCACCTCGTCAACTCGGTCAACCCCGATCGCATCGAGGGTCAGAAGACCGCGGCCTTCGAAGTCGTCGATGTCCTCGGCGACGCCCCCGACATCCATGTTCTGCCCGTCGGCAACGCCGGCAACATCACGGCGTACTGGAAGGGCTACAACGAATACCGCGAACATGGGGTCTCCACGCAGCTTCCGCAGATGTGGGGCTTCCAGGCCGCCGGTGCCGCACCGCTGGTCCTGGGGCATCCGGTCGACGAACCGGACACGGTGGCAACCGCCATCCGCATCGGCAATCCCGCCAGCTGGACGCAGGCCGAAACGGCGCGTGACGACTCGGGCGGTCTCATCGATTCGGTCACCGACGACGAGATCCTCGCCGCCCACAAGATCCTGTCCAGCGAAGAGGGCATCTTCGTCGAACCCGGTTCGGCCGCCTCGGTGGCGGGTCTGCTGAAGATGGCCGACGCCGGTCGTGTCCCTGCTGATGCGACGATCGCGGTGACCGTGACCGGTCACGGTCTCAAGGACCCCAGCTGGGCCCTGCACACCGCAGACGGATCCGATATCGAGACCCAGCGGGTCTCCGTCGACGCCGTCAGCGCCGCACGCGCGCTGGGACTCGAGGACAGCTGA
- the thrB gene encoding homoserine kinase, with protein sequence MRVRLEVPATSANLGPGYDSYGLALDIVDTLTLTVEDAAVDADRCVEVTGEGAEVLPRDRSHLIMRIIGEVLEAEFPDVAADLCPRLSLECVNRIPHSRGMGSSAAAVVAGIGLAAELGAWSTGAKMSRDRILEIATAIEGHPDNAAPAIYGGLTVSLSAPVKSWQVPVRTLEYVTVLVPSARLDTEVARGLIPAGIDHAIAADNSARAGLLVHGLSNDAQVLFDATRDQLHQEFRRSAYPESMALVDSLRAEGFPAVISGAGPTVLVLAEAVPDTLVPAGIVARRTAIDLGGYRVSREN encoded by the coding sequence GTGCGCGTGAGACTCGAGGTCCCGGCCACCTCGGCGAATCTGGGGCCCGGCTACGACTCGTACGGGCTGGCGCTCGACATCGTCGACACCCTCACTCTCACCGTCGAAGACGCAGCGGTCGACGCTGACCGCTGCGTCGAGGTGACGGGGGAGGGCGCCGAGGTGCTGCCGCGGGACCGTTCGCACCTGATCATGCGGATCATCGGTGAGGTGCTCGAGGCCGAATTCCCCGACGTCGCGGCCGATCTGTGTCCGCGTCTGTCGCTCGAGTGCGTCAACCGGATCCCTCATTCCCGCGGGATGGGCTCCTCGGCGGCCGCAGTCGTGGCAGGGATCGGCCTCGCGGCGGAACTCGGAGCCTGGTCGACCGGAGCGAAGATGAGTCGCGACCGGATCCTCGAGATCGCCACCGCAATCGAAGGCCATCCGGACAATGCCGCGCCCGCGATCTACGGCGGTCTCACCGTCTCCCTGTCTGCGCCGGTCAAGTCGTGGCAGGTGCCCGTGCGCACGCTCGAGTACGTCACCGTGCTCGTTCCCTCCGCCCGCCTCGACACCGAGGTCGCCCGTGGACTCATTCCCGCAGGCATCGATCACGCGATCGCGGCGGACAACTCGGCTCGGGCCGGACTGCTCGTCCACGGACTGAGCAACGACGCGCAGGTGCTCTTCGACGCCACTCGTGACCAGCTCCATCAGGAATTCCGCCGCAGCGCCTATCCGGAGTCGATGGCGCTTGTCGACTCCCTGCGTGCCGAGGGATTCCCGGCCGTCATCTCCGGAGCCGGGCCGACGGTGCTCGTCCTCGCCGAGGCGGTGCCCGACACCCTCGTGCCGGCAGGCATCGTCGCTCGGCGCACCGCGATTGACCTCGGCGGTTATCGGGTGAGCCGAGAAAATTGA